In Juglans microcarpa x Juglans regia isolate MS1-56 chromosome 1S, Jm3101_v1.0, whole genome shotgun sequence, the genomic stretch CTTTGTGGCTCGTTACCTGGTTGTACAGTGTTGTGACCCTCATTTTTCATGTACATTAAACTAGTAGAAACAATCTGAAGGCCTTAGCAGACAGTATCTTTTTCTGGTTAATCTCATATTATGTTATAGTCTGGTTAAAATCACCACATCCAGCGGGATGGTCATGCAATGGTTGAACAATATCACTCCAACTCAATACATTCACAATACATTTCACTCGAAGGGAGAACTGGGAAGTAGTTTGAAACAAGGTTTGTAGATTAAATAGTTGTGTGGCGTTTCATTCATTGTATTGGATCGTGCTCGAATCTTTTGTACTTCTGGCTATTATTTAGGTAGAGTATTGCCACCCATTATTACTAAGAAACTGAAAAGAATTCCATCCATATAGAATTGGCACGCTGAATGCAGTTCGGAGTTTGGTGATCTCAACTCTCAAGAATTCCATCACACAGACATTGAGGTTCAGAAGGTACTTAGGGATGGTGGATTGTATTTTTCAGCCCTTGGGATAATCCTAATTCTGGATAACTTGTAGGATTACTTCTGGGTTTACTATATTCTTAAGAAAACAGAGTACCACTACAAAAACAGAGCGCTTAATTTTAACAACTCTTTTGGATCATGAAGCAAAGTCTCATCCGAACAACCTTTTAACCATAGAGAGTGATGAACTCAAAAAGGATGCCCTCGCCATCTGATTCCCCCCATTCTTTGACATTGAAGTAGTAAAGCATGCGCGAGGGAGGGGTTGATGTTTGAGAGCCCCAGTTGTAAAGTAGAGAAAGGAATTCTAGAATGCAGATCAGATACGCGACGgtgtacaataaaaaaaaaaaagatacacgACGGTGTGCTTGGTCCTTCTGAAGCCAGGTGACACGCCAAACCACTTTTTGTGTtcgattctttttcttttcttttcttttaagtaaattttcagttatctcttatttaaatttctttgaGCGGCACTATGACCACAGAAAAAGTGGTTTGAAGAAGTGTCCCGAacagtatattttatttttatatttttattttcttttattttcatatatttatttaattatcgtaaacatttaaaaaaaataaaaaattcacaacatcattaaaaatcacttttttaatcactaaaataaatcatttcagACACAAATTCGGGatcaatttctattttaaacTTGACCCGACGGTCATGTCGAATGTCGATCAGCTTATTAACCTTCTTTCGTTAAGAATTATGTGcagtgaagaagaaagaaaaggctAGAGCACATAACGAGCTTGAGGAAAAGCCGCACAGAAGATGAAGTTTTTCATTCGTATATTTTCATTCTTCAGTACCTCAATACATTGaaccaaataaatatatatatatatatatatatatgtacagaTTTCTCTAAGGTAAGATGAAAGAGCAAAATCTTGTTCCAACGGTGTATGATGATACAGTTTGTTATGGAGAAATGTTCTGGAAATGGGACACGTGGTGCTCTACCATTTGTCGTGGTGCCCTGCCATCTGTTGCAGAAATATTCTGCTGCTGGAGACAATGGTTGGGTAGTGCGGCTGTGCTCTGCTCCTGCAGGCATGAGGAGGTTATTGCCGTGGCTGCTGGTGTGTGCATGTTTTGTGAATGTCCTGAATCCATTGTTGTGGCCTGGCAAGATCAATTTTCTGTCATAATATTTCGTAACATCATCCCATGCAGATAAAGCCGGAATCATTTAGCTCATTTCCATTACCAAGGCTATGCGCTCTCACTGGTAACCATGCGAAAACCAACGGTTGCATGCTGCTCTTTATTTCGACCATTCCTCTTCCCTATGTAGCAGTAATTGTTGAAGAAATTAGACAgcgaaataaataaatacacgcACTCCTGCAGACATTAAAAATTTAACGCGGTTCGACGTACACAGAAAAGAACTCCACTGCTAAATAATAAAACACAGAAAAATATTAGATCACTTAACTCAACTCTCTACTTTTTCTCcaacctctcctctctctctctctctctcttctcttcttcgtTGTGAACGCACGACGATTTGCGGAtaatttttcctcaaatttcgccacccacccacccactaCTTGATGGCTGTGAATCTTGTTGGCAGACAGTTGGGGAACAAGCCCATGTGGGGGTCCATATGGACCCCATCAGTAACGGAGCCTCTCTCAAGCCGTATTATATACAGAACCACAACACCCTAGTGAAATGCAGCCACTTCAACTAGCGTCATACCTGGAGTGGTAAGCGGCAATGGCATCCACCGAAATTAGCCTTAAGCTCCTTATCGACACAAAGGGTCGCAAAGTACTGTTTGCAGAAGTTGGGAAGGACTTCGTGGATTTTCTATTTGCCCTTCTTTCTTTCCCAGTTGGGACTGTCATTCGGCTCCTCTTAAAGAGTGGTATGGTGGGTTCCCTAAGCAATCTATATGAAAGCATAGAAAAGCTGAATGAGACATATTTGCAGCCTAACCTGAACAAGGACACCCTTCTGAAGCCCAAAGTTGCTGTCACTGCTGGTTATGATGCCCCTCTCTTGCTGACAGAAGATGACTCTATTAACAGAAAGCAATATTACACGTGTTCCAATAACCATCATAATGTGGCTGATAATCCAAAAGCCATTTGTCCTGCGTGTAAACGCTTGATGAATACTGAGATTCCTTTTGTTGCTCCAACGAGGACAAGTGATCAGATATCGTCCGATGAGGGAGGTTTTGTGAAAGGGGTGGTGACTTACATGGTGATGGATGACTTGGTAGTCAAACCCATGTCTACTATTTCCGGTATAACTTTGCTCAACAAGTTCAATGTCCAGGAATTAGGTTCTCTTGAAGAGAGGATGGTTACTTTTGACATGGATGAGGTATATCTATATACGATGCtaattaatcttaatttttctcTCACCTTCATTaggttttaatatattttgtgggGACAGAGACGTACGTACTGATCTCCATGTACTTTTATTGCTAGGGTTTGAAGCTGCTGAAGTACTCCCTGAGTTCCAAGACAGTTCTAAGCAGTGTTTTCCTTGGGAATAAAGGGCCATAGGAGCTAGGGGCGATATGGTTGCTTGGaataaaatccaaattatttccttaatttGGAAGTAGAATGTAGTTTGCTAAACTGTCTCAAGAAAGTGTTGTGTGAGGAGAATATGCTAAAGAGCTGGAATTTTGGTGCTGTTTTTGCTTAACCATCTGGAGATGATTTGGATTAACCTGTTTTTCCTGTTTTGTATTGTGGATTTCTGCGAAAAAGCCAAGATGTTGCCTACTCCggatgttttttgtttttaattatatcaatttacCAACAATGTCTTTGGTCACTAAATCAGACAAGGCGTGACTATTCTACCAAAAAGTTTTCTTTAGTTCAAAATGATCAATATGTACAATCAGAACAAGTTATTGCTGAGATTCGCGCGGAACATATACTTTTAGGTTACCTTTggaacttaaaatcatctcaactcatttcaactcatcattacaaaattttcaaattccaacacaaaatataataaacaattaaattttttcaagtcacaaaataataataatattaaaaaataatattctaataatattttatcatcttaactcaactcaactcagttcaatattcAAATGTAGCCTTAATTTTAAAGAAAGGGTTCGAAAACATGGCTAAACATTTAAATTTCCCATATGTCACAATTGAAGGTGATTCTCTTCTTGTAGTCTCAGCGATTCAAGGATCATCATCACTTTGGCAAATTTCTACCATCTCTGAAGATATTGTTCTTACCATGTCCTCTCATAAAGgatgatgttttaaaaaaataaatcaatctcaAGATCGATTTGCGCATTCTGTGGTACAATGGGCCgcaaccaacaatatgattGGTTGCATACCAATAGCTATTTTACCTTCTTGTATTATACTTCTTGATAGTGGCAAGGACCCTCATTGTTCTGTAACTTAAAcctcttatttataaatatgcaagcttgattagaaaaaaaaaaatatttattctgaCTCAGAAGGAAAAATGTACTGGAGTATCGATGTGCACCATTCATCGGAATTTACATACAGTAACGTGCATCTCTTACCAAAACAAGTCATTTATAgataggaaaattctatacactataCTACCATCCCACTTTCATTATACTaaataagatgtgacacatttataaccattaaattatcatttattgtatacttctttatcatctaatggtaataaatgtgccacatactacttagtatTATCAAAATAGGACAAAATCATAGTGTATAGTATTACTCGGATAGGATATTATCAGGA encodes the following:
- the LOC121246352 gene encoding uncharacterized protein LOC121246352; this translates as MASTEISLKLLIDTKGRKVLFAEVGKDFVDFLFALLSFPVGTVIRLLLKSGMVGSLSNLYESIEKLNETYLQPNLNKDTLLKPKVAVTAGYDAPLLLTEDDSINRKQYYTCSNNHHNVADNPKAICPACKRLMNTEIPFVAPTRTSDQISSDEGGFVKGVVTYMVMDDLVVKPMSTISGITLLNKFNVQELGSLEERMVTFDMDEGLKLLKYSLSSKTVLSSVFLGNKGP